In Cuculus canorus isolate bCucCan1 chromosome 9, bCucCan1.pri, whole genome shotgun sequence, the following are encoded in one genomic region:
- the LAMP3 gene encoding lysosome-associated membrane glycoprotein 3 → MGRTRQFVLLTFACAFFFRFVEVALGFELSAETTSFHRTATSVQPLYPSSAHQGTTVHFNRTGSVKTTPISHRTTAQTTDQHQVTTAPNQNTTAQTGATTTQVTGQTSSMVVSTTAEDNTTAVGQTTTHAMETVTSAVKNTSLYSMSSIKQATTNLSTEMTAAATNTTIKYTIPNTQMTAAAISTTATTKLTVKPMTASGNQTTAPKIPTATAMANTTTIHPGTPATTHPGTQITIKTTAMTVRPTPAPQPSHIPTGTYTVSLGNWTCIKAVMGLQLMAGNKKQKWMEYVVVNPNATQTSGSCGMVQSELNITFSGGFLNFTFVKQDPMYFVSKIETSLQLSSEGMLYYAAIHEKLFTTKLGNSFKCASKQTFSLERNLQLVFVNMQLQAFDIVGNQFGEEEECFPDKNSRAAPIAVGLSILGLFVIAFATFLISRRKPLRGYERI, encoded by the exons catttttcttccgTTTTGTGGAAGTGGCCCTCGGGTTTGAACTGTCTGCAGAAACTACATCCTTCCACCGTACAGCTACTTCTGTTCAGCCGCTTTATCCTTCTTCAGCCCATCAAGGCACCACAGTTCATTTTAACAGAACAGGCTCTGTTAAAACAACACCCATAAGCCACAGGACAACTGCCCAGACAACAGACCAGCATCAGGTAACAACAGCACCAAACCAGAACACAACAGCCCAGACAGGAGCAACCACCACACAAGTGACTGGTCAAACATCTTCCATGGTGGTATCCACAACAGCAGAAGACAACACAACTGCAGTTGGTCAGACTACAACCCATGCAATGGAAACGGTTACATCTGCAGTGAAGAACACATCCCTATATTCTATGTCCTCAATCAAGCAAGCCACAACAAATTTAAGCACAGAAatgacagcagcagccacaaacACAACCATAAAGTATACAATACCAAATACACAAATGACAGCTGCTGCCATAAGTACTACAGCCACCACCAAGCTAACTGTGAAGCCCATGACAGCATCAGGAAATCAAACCACAGCACCTAAAATTCCAACTGCTACAGCCATGGCCAACACAACAACCATTCATCCAGGCACTCCAGCAACCACTCATCCAGGCACTCAAATAACCATCAAAACTACCGCGATGACAGTGAGACCCACTCCTGCACCGCAACCTTCTCACATCCCCACTGGCACATACACTGTTTCCCTCGGGAACTGGACCTGCATCAAAGCTGTCATGGGCTTGCAACTGATggctggaaataaaaagcag AAGTGGATGGAGTACGTGGTGGTCAACCCCAATGCGACACAGACATCTGGAAGCTGTGGGATGGTGCAGTCCGAGCTGAACATAACTTTCAGTGGAGGTTTTTTAAACTTTACCTTTGTAAAG CAAGATCCAATGTACTTTGTCAGTAAAATTGAGACCAGTTTACAGTTGTCTTCTGAAG GTATGCTTTATTATGCAGCCATACATGAGAAGCTGTTtacaacaaagctggggaatTCCTTTAAGTGTGCCAGTAAGCAAACCTTCAGCTTGGAGAGGAACTTGCAGCTAGTTTTCGTTAATATGCAGCTGCAGGCGTTTGATATTGTTGGGAACCAGTTTGGAGAAG AAGAAGAATGCTTTCCTGAcaaaaacagcagagcagctcccatcGCAGTGGGCCTGAGTATCCTGGGATTGTTTGTCATTGCGTTTGCCACATTCTtgatttccagaagaaaaccaCTTAGAGGATATGAACGGATCTGA